A single Cucumis melo cultivar AY chromosome 4, USDA_Cmelo_AY_1.0, whole genome shotgun sequence DNA region contains:
- the LOC103503705 gene encoding 14-3-3 protein 7-like produces MTKERELLVYSAKLAEQAERYEEMVEEMKKLAKLNVELTVDERNLLSVGYKNVIGARRASWRILSSVEQKETTKHNEKNVERIIGYRRGVEDELSKICSDILSIIDQHLLPCSSAGESTVFYHKMKGDYCRYLAEFKSGDERKQVADQSLKSYEAASAIANSDLSPTHPIRLGLALNFSVFYYEILNSPERACHLAKQAFDEAIAELDSLNEESYKDITLIMQLLRDNLTLWTSDLADEGGEQSNADEL; encoded by the exons ATGACGAAAGAGAGAGAACTACTCGTTTACTCTGCTAAATTGGCTGAACAAGCTGAGAGATATGAAG AGATGGTTGAGGAAATGAAGAAACTTGCGAAGTTAAATGTGGAATTGACAGTGGACGAGAGAAATCTGCTATCTGTTGGCTATAAGAATGTAATAGGAGCTAGACGAGCTTCCTGGCGTATTCTGTCTTCAGTTGAACAGAAGGAAACTACCAAACATAATGAGAAGAACGTGGAACGGATAATTGGTTACAGGCGTGGGGTTGAAGATGAGCTCTCTAAAATATGCAGTGATATATTGTCAATCATTGACCAACATCTCCTTCCATGTTCCTCCGCTGGAGAATCTACTGTGTTCTACCATAAGAT GAAAGGAGACTACTGTCGGTATTTGGCTGAGTTTAAATCTGGTGATGAGCGTAAACAAGTTGCGGATCAGTCATTAAAGTCTTACGAG GCTGCTTCTGCAATTGCTAACTCTGACTTGTCTCCAACTCATCCTATAAGACTTGGCTTGGCTCTGAATTTCTCTGTTTTCTACTATGAGATATTGAATTCCCCTGAAAG GGCCTGCCACCTTGCTAAGCAGGCCTTTGATGAGGCTATTGCAGAACTTGACAGTCTCAATGAGGAATCCTACAAGGACATTACCCTTATTATGCAGCTCCTTAGGGACAATCTAACTCTGTGGACATCCGATCTTGCAGACGAAGGCG GAGAGCAGTCCAATGCCGATGAACTTTAG
- the LOC103503706 gene encoding uncharacterized protein LOC103503706, with the protein MVTLTWLGSQNSGSTQTQSPPHCQWGNAIRIFTPHFNVYVPDLVFIRDSDHNWARAVSPVMAANSVQKLSLVGLSYGGFVGYCLAARNRVLVERVVICSTGVCMEEKDLREGLFRILDLEEAAEILVPQDPKKLKELLKFSLFGLHCCKDMHHNITMFTITY; encoded by the coding sequence ATGGTTACGTTAACATGGCTGGGTTCCCAAAACTCCGGATCAACACAAACCCAATCTCCTCCTCATTGTCAATGGGGGAATGCCATACGCATCTTCACACCTCACTTCAATGTGTATGTGCCAGACCTTGTCTTCATTAGGGACTCAGATCACAACTGGGCTAGAGCGGTCTCGCCTGTAATGGCTGCCAACTCAGTGCAGAAGCTGAGCCTCGTCGGGTTGAGCTATGGTGGCTTTGTCGGGTATTGCTTGGCAGCGAGAAACAGGGTGCTGGTGGAGAGGGTGGTGATATGTAGCACAGGGGTTTGTATGGAAGAGAAGGACCTGAGGGAAGGGTTGTTCAGAATCTTGGACTTGGAGGAGGCAGCTGAGATTCTGGTGCCCCAAGATCCTAAGAAATTGAAGGAGTTGTTGAAGTTTTCCCTCTTCGGCCTCCACTGCTGCAAAGATATGCACCATAATATTACAATGTTTACTATCACCTACTAG
- the LOC103503707 gene encoding probable protein phosphatase 2C 10 isoform X2 — protein MDKLCCFHASYSGIRSALNYGKGRSHEGIIKYGFCLVKGKANHPMEDYHVAKFVQFQEHELGLFAIYDGHLGESVPAYLQKHLFSNILKEEEFWVDPNSSISKAYEKTDQAILSHSSDLGRGGSTAVTAILINGQRLWVANVGDSRAVLSRGGEAVQMTIDHEPNTNTERRTIENKGGFVSNMPGDVPRVNGQLAVSRAFGDKSLKSHLRSDPDIRDINVDANTDILILASDGLWKVMANQEAVDIARRIKDPLKAAKQLITEALEKESKDDISCIVVRFR, from the exons ATGGATAAGCTGTGCTGTTTTCATGCTTCATATTCTGGG ATTAGATCTGCGTTGAATTACGGTAAAGGAAGGAGCCATGAGGGGATAATCAAGTATGGGTTCTGCCTGGTTAAAGGGAAAGCTAATCATCCCATGGAAGATTACCATGTTGCTAAGTTTGTTCAGTTTCAAGAACATGAATTGGGGCTCTTTGCTATTTATGATGGCCATTTAGGAGAAAGTGTTCCTGCCTATTTACAAAAGCATTTGTTTTCTAATATCTTGAAAGAG GAAGAGTTTTGGGTTGATCCCAACAGCTCCATCTCAAAAGCATATGAGAAGACGGATCAGGCGATTCTGTCCCACAGCTCAGACTTGGGTCGTGGTGGATCAACTGCTGTTACTGCTATTTTGATTAATGGTCAAAGGCTATGGGTGGCCAATGTTGGAGATTCACGTGCAGTTCTTTCTAGAGGGGGTGAAGCTGTACAGATGACCATCGATCATGAGCCGAATACAAATACGGAACGACGAACCATTGAGAATAAAGGTGGCTTTGTTTCAAACATGCCAG GAGACGTACCTCGAGTAAACGGCCAGTTAGCAGTTTCACGAGCATTTGGAGACAAGAGTCTAAAATCTCACTTGCGATCTGATCCTGATATACGTGATATTAATGTAGATGCCAACACGGACATATTAATTCTTGCCAGCGATGGTCTATGGAAG GTCATGGCCAACCAAGAAGCAGTCGATATAGCACGAAGAATTAAAGACCCGCTGAAGGCTGCTAAGCAGTTAATAACTGAGGCTTTGGAGAAAGAGAGTAAAGATGACATTTCATGCATTGTGGTTAGATTTAGGTGA
- the LOC103503707 gene encoding probable protein phosphatase 2C 10 isoform X3, with protein MEDYHVAKFVQFQEHELGLFAIYDGHLGESVPAYLQKHLFSNILKEEEFWVDPNSSISKAYEKTDQAILSHSSDLGRGGSTAVTAILINGQRLWVANVGDSRAVLSRGGEAVQMTIDHEPNTNTERRTIENKGGFVSNMPGDVPRVNGQLAVSRAFGDKSLKSHLRSDPDIRDINVDANTDILILASDGLWKVMANQEAVDIARRIKDPLKAAKQLITEALEKESKDDISCIVVRFR; from the exons ATGGAAGATTACCATGTTGCTAAGTTTGTTCAGTTTCAAGAACATGAATTGGGGCTCTTTGCTATTTATGATGGCCATTTAGGAGAAAGTGTTCCTGCCTATTTACAAAAGCATTTGTTTTCTAATATCTTGAAAGAG GAAGAGTTTTGGGTTGATCCCAACAGCTCCATCTCAAAAGCATATGAGAAGACGGATCAGGCGATTCTGTCCCACAGCTCAGACTTGGGTCGTGGTGGATCAACTGCTGTTACTGCTATTTTGATTAATGGTCAAAGGCTATGGGTGGCCAATGTTGGAGATTCACGTGCAGTTCTTTCTAGAGGGGGTGAAGCTGTACAGATGACCATCGATCATGAGCCGAATACAAATACGGAACGACGAACCATTGAGAATAAAGGTGGCTTTGTTTCAAACATGCCAG GAGACGTACCTCGAGTAAACGGCCAGTTAGCAGTTTCACGAGCATTTGGAGACAAGAGTCTAAAATCTCACTTGCGATCTGATCCTGATATACGTGATATTAATGTAGATGCCAACACGGACATATTAATTCTTGCCAGCGATGGTCTATGGAAG GTCATGGCCAACCAAGAAGCAGTCGATATAGCACGAAGAATTAAAGACCCGCTGAAGGCTGCTAAGCAGTTAATAACTGAGGCTTTGGAGAAAGAGAGTAAAGATGACATTTCATGCATTGTGGTTAGATTTAGGTGA
- the LOC103503707 gene encoding probable protein phosphatase 2C 10 isoform X1, translating into MDQSTLQIRSALNYGKGRSHEGIIKYGFCLVKGKANHPMEDYHVAKFVQFQEHELGLFAIYDGHLGESVPAYLQKHLFSNILKEEEFWVDPNSSISKAYEKTDQAILSHSSDLGRGGSTAVTAILINGQRLWVANVGDSRAVLSRGGEAVQMTIDHEPNTNTERRTIENKGGFVSNMPGDVPRVNGQLAVSRAFGDKSLKSHLRSDPDIRDINVDANTDILILASDGLWKVMANQEAVDIARRIKDPLKAAKQLITEALEKESKDDISCIVVRFR; encoded by the exons ATGGATCAATCAACTCTTCAG ATTAGATCTGCGTTGAATTACGGTAAAGGAAGGAGCCATGAGGGGATAATCAAGTATGGGTTCTGCCTGGTTAAAGGGAAAGCTAATCATCCCATGGAAGATTACCATGTTGCTAAGTTTGTTCAGTTTCAAGAACATGAATTGGGGCTCTTTGCTATTTATGATGGCCATTTAGGAGAAAGTGTTCCTGCCTATTTACAAAAGCATTTGTTTTCTAATATCTTGAAAGAG GAAGAGTTTTGGGTTGATCCCAACAGCTCCATCTCAAAAGCATATGAGAAGACGGATCAGGCGATTCTGTCCCACAGCTCAGACTTGGGTCGTGGTGGATCAACTGCTGTTACTGCTATTTTGATTAATGGTCAAAGGCTATGGGTGGCCAATGTTGGAGATTCACGTGCAGTTCTTTCTAGAGGGGGTGAAGCTGTACAGATGACCATCGATCATGAGCCGAATACAAATACGGAACGACGAACCATTGAGAATAAAGGTGGCTTTGTTTCAAACATGCCAG GAGACGTACCTCGAGTAAACGGCCAGTTAGCAGTTTCACGAGCATTTGGAGACAAGAGTCTAAAATCTCACTTGCGATCTGATCCTGATATACGTGATATTAATGTAGATGCCAACACGGACATATTAATTCTTGCCAGCGATGGTCTATGGAAG GTCATGGCCAACCAAGAAGCAGTCGATATAGCACGAAGAATTAAAGACCCGCTGAAGGCTGCTAAGCAGTTAATAACTGAGGCTTTGGAGAAAGAGAGTAAAGATGACATTTCATGCATTGTGGTTAGATTTAGGTGA
- the LOC103503708 gene encoding cryptochrome-1 isoform X3: MSGGGCSIVWFRRDLRIEDNPALTAAVRAGAVVAVFIWAPEEEGHYYPGRVSRWWLKQSLAHLDSSLRSLGTFLLTKRSTNTISALLDVFKATGASHLFFNHLYDPLSLIRDHRVKEVLSAQGIRVRSYNADLLYEPWDVKDANGNPFTTFAGFWERCLSMPCDPEAPLLPPKRIVSGDASRCLCDTLVFEDESEKGSNALLARAWSPGWSNADKALTTFINGPLLEYSKNRRKADSATTSFLSPHLHFGEVSVRKVFHLVRMKQVLWANEGNKAGEESVNLFLKSIGLREYSRYMSFNHPYSHERPLLGHLKFFPWVVDEGYFKAWRQGRTGYPLVDAGMRELWATGWLHDRIRVVVSSFFVKVLQLPWRWGMKYFWDTLLDADLESDALGWQYISGTLPDSREFDRIDNPQLEGYKFDPNGEYVRRWLPELSRLPTEWIHHPWNAPESVLQAAGIELGSNYPLPIVGLDAAKARLEEALSEMWQQEAASRAAIENGTEEGLGDSSESIPIAFPQDIAMDEEDIEPARVNAHTVRCYEDQMVPSMTSSVRLEDESSLNIQSTAEDGRAEVPTNANLPQEPARDAVNPRAMPTAPTQTRLPYTAGERQIWEN; encoded by the exons ATGTCAGGTggcggttgtagcatagtttgGTTCAGAAGAGATCTCAGGATTGAAGATAATCCAGCTCTTACCGCCGCCGTCAGAGCTGGCGCCGTTGTCGCCGTCTTCATCTGGGCTCCTGAAGAAGAGGGTCACTATTATCCCGGTAGAGTTTCCCGATGGTGGCTTAAACAAAGCTTAGCTCATCTTGATTCTTCTCTTAGAAGCCTTGGTACTTTTCTTCTCACTAAGAGATCCACCAACACCATTTCTGCTTTGCTTGACGTCTTTAAAGCCACCGGTGCTTCTCATCTCTTCTTCAATCACTTATACG ATCCTTTGTCGCTCATTCGGGATCATCGAGTGAAGGAGGTTTTATCTGCCCAAGGGATACGTGTGAGGTCTTACAATGCAGATTTACTGTACGAACCTTGGGATGTTAAGGATGCCAATGGCAACCCGTTTACTACCTTTGCTGGTTTCTGGGAGAGATGTCTTAGCATGCCTTGTGATCCAGAGGCACCACTACTACCACCTAAGAGAATAGTTTCAG GTGATGCATCTAGGTGTCTATGTGATACTCTGGTATTTGAAGATGAATCAGAGAAGGGAAGTAATGCACTTCTCGCTCGAGCATGGTCTCCTGGATGGAGCAACGCAGATAAAGCTTTAACCACATTCATCAATGGACCATTACTTGAATACTCAAAAAATCGTAGGAAGGCGGATAGTGCAACCACCTCGTTTCTGTCTCCCCACTTGCATTTCGGTGAGGTAAGTGTGAGAAAAGTGTTCCATCTTGTTCGAATGAAACAGGTTTTATGGGCCAATGAAGGAAACAAAGCTGGCGAAGAGAGTGTCAACTTGTTTCTTAAGTCTATTGGGCTTAGAGAATATTCCAGATACATGAGTTTCAACCATCCGTACAGTCATGAAAGACCTCTTCTTGGGCATCTTAAATTCTTCCCCTGGGTTGTGGATGAAGGCTATTTTAAGGCCTGGAGGCAAGGAAGGACTGGTTATCCATTAGTGGATGCTGGTATGAGGGAATTGTGGGCTACGGGATGGCTGCATGACCGGATCCGAGTCGTCGTTTCTAGTTTCTTTGTGAAGGTTCTGCAGCTTCCTTGGAGATGGGGAATGAAATATTTCTGGGATACTCTCTTGGATGCAGATCTAGAGAGTGATGCGCTTGGGTGGCAGTACATATCTGGAACACTTCCCGATAGCCGCGAATTTGATCGCATTGACAATCCACAG CTGGAGGGTTATAAATTCGACCCAAATGGAGAATATGTCCGGAGATGGCTTCCTGAACTTTCTAGATTACCCACTGAATGGATTCATCACCCATGGAATGCACCAGAATCTGTGCTCCAAGCTGCTGGGATCGAGCTTGGATCAAACTACCCTCTTCCCATCGTAGGACTGGATGCAGCTAAAGCTAGGTTGGAAGAAGCACTGTCAGAGATGTGGCAACAAGAAGCGGCTTCAAGGGCTGCCATAGAGAATGGAACTGAAGAGGGACTTGGGGACTCTTCTGAGTCGATCCCGATTGCGTTTCCTCAAGACATTGCAATGGATGAGGAAGACATTGAGCCTGCAAGAGTGAACGCTCATACAGTTCGGTGCTACGAGGATCAGATGGTCCCGAGCATGACTAGTTCGGTGAGATTAGAAGATGAATCTTCTTTGAATATTCAAAGTACAGCAGAAGATGGTAGAGCAGAAGTACCTACAAATGCAAATCTACCCCAAGAGCCCGCCAGAGATGCAGTTAACCCAAGAGCTATGCCAACTGCTCCGACACAGACTCGGCTTCCCTATACCGCAG GTGAGAGGCAAATATGGGAAAACTAG
- the LOC103503708 gene encoding cryptochrome-1 isoform X1: MSGGGCSIVWFRRDLRIEDNPALTAAVRAGAVVAVFIWAPEEEGHYYPGRVSRWWLKQSLAHLDSSLRSLGTFLLTKRSTNTISALLDVFKATGASHLFFNHLYDPLSLIRDHRVKEVLSAQGIRVRSYNADLLYEPWDVKDANGNPFTTFAGFWERCLSMPCDPEAPLLPPKRIVSGDASRCLCDTLVFEDESEKGSNALLARAWSPGWSNADKALTTFINGPLLEYSKNRRKADSATTSFLSPHLHFGEVSVRKVFHLVRMKQVLWANEGNKAGEESVNLFLKSIGLREYSRYMSFNHPYSHERPLLGHLKFFPWVVDEGYFKAWRQGRTGYPLVDAGMRELWATGWLHDRIRVVVSSFFVKVLQLPWRWGMKYFWDTLLDADLESDALGWQYISGTLPDSREFDRIDNPQLEGYKFDPNGEYVRRWLPELSRLPTEWIHHPWNAPESVLQAAGIELGSNYPLPIVGLDAAKARLEEALSEMWQQEAASRAAIENGTEEGLGDSSESIPIAFPQDIAMDEEDIEPARVNAHTVRCYEDQMVPSMTSSVRLEDESSLNIQSTAEDGRAEVPTNANLPQEPARDAVNPRAMPTAPTQTRLPYTAGIALRTSVEDSTAESSSSSDVRRERDGGVVPVWSPPSSSYTEQFVVDENGIGTSSSFLQGHQQTHQIINWRRLSQTG, encoded by the exons ATGTCAGGTggcggttgtagcatagtttgGTTCAGAAGAGATCTCAGGATTGAAGATAATCCAGCTCTTACCGCCGCCGTCAGAGCTGGCGCCGTTGTCGCCGTCTTCATCTGGGCTCCTGAAGAAGAGGGTCACTATTATCCCGGTAGAGTTTCCCGATGGTGGCTTAAACAAAGCTTAGCTCATCTTGATTCTTCTCTTAGAAGCCTTGGTACTTTTCTTCTCACTAAGAGATCCACCAACACCATTTCTGCTTTGCTTGACGTCTTTAAAGCCACCGGTGCTTCTCATCTCTTCTTCAATCACTTATACG ATCCTTTGTCGCTCATTCGGGATCATCGAGTGAAGGAGGTTTTATCTGCCCAAGGGATACGTGTGAGGTCTTACAATGCAGATTTACTGTACGAACCTTGGGATGTTAAGGATGCCAATGGCAACCCGTTTACTACCTTTGCTGGTTTCTGGGAGAGATGTCTTAGCATGCCTTGTGATCCAGAGGCACCACTACTACCACCTAAGAGAATAGTTTCAG GTGATGCATCTAGGTGTCTATGTGATACTCTGGTATTTGAAGATGAATCAGAGAAGGGAAGTAATGCACTTCTCGCTCGAGCATGGTCTCCTGGATGGAGCAACGCAGATAAAGCTTTAACCACATTCATCAATGGACCATTACTTGAATACTCAAAAAATCGTAGGAAGGCGGATAGTGCAACCACCTCGTTTCTGTCTCCCCACTTGCATTTCGGTGAGGTAAGTGTGAGAAAAGTGTTCCATCTTGTTCGAATGAAACAGGTTTTATGGGCCAATGAAGGAAACAAAGCTGGCGAAGAGAGTGTCAACTTGTTTCTTAAGTCTATTGGGCTTAGAGAATATTCCAGATACATGAGTTTCAACCATCCGTACAGTCATGAAAGACCTCTTCTTGGGCATCTTAAATTCTTCCCCTGGGTTGTGGATGAAGGCTATTTTAAGGCCTGGAGGCAAGGAAGGACTGGTTATCCATTAGTGGATGCTGGTATGAGGGAATTGTGGGCTACGGGATGGCTGCATGACCGGATCCGAGTCGTCGTTTCTAGTTTCTTTGTGAAGGTTCTGCAGCTTCCTTGGAGATGGGGAATGAAATATTTCTGGGATACTCTCTTGGATGCAGATCTAGAGAGTGATGCGCTTGGGTGGCAGTACATATCTGGAACACTTCCCGATAGCCGCGAATTTGATCGCATTGACAATCCACAG CTGGAGGGTTATAAATTCGACCCAAATGGAGAATATGTCCGGAGATGGCTTCCTGAACTTTCTAGATTACCCACTGAATGGATTCATCACCCATGGAATGCACCAGAATCTGTGCTCCAAGCTGCTGGGATCGAGCTTGGATCAAACTACCCTCTTCCCATCGTAGGACTGGATGCAGCTAAAGCTAGGTTGGAAGAAGCACTGTCAGAGATGTGGCAACAAGAAGCGGCTTCAAGGGCTGCCATAGAGAATGGAACTGAAGAGGGACTTGGGGACTCTTCTGAGTCGATCCCGATTGCGTTTCCTCAAGACATTGCAATGGATGAGGAAGACATTGAGCCTGCAAGAGTGAACGCTCATACAGTTCGGTGCTACGAGGATCAGATGGTCCCGAGCATGACTAGTTCGGTGAGATTAGAAGATGAATCTTCTTTGAATATTCAAAGTACAGCAGAAGATGGTAGAGCAGAAGTACCTACAAATGCAAATCTACCCCAAGAGCCCGCCAGAGATGCAGTTAACCCAAGAGCTATGCCAACTGCTCCGACACAGACTCGGCTTCCCTATACCGCAGGTATAGCCCTAAGAACTTCTGTTGAAGACTCGACTGCAGAGTCTTCTTCCAGTAGTGATGTtagaagagagagagatggaggTGTAGTTCCGGTTTGGTCTCCACCAAGTTCGAGTTACACGGAGCAGTTTGTGGTTGATGAAAATGGCATTGGAACTAGCTCTTCGTTCTTGCAGGGGCATCAACAGACTCATCAAATAATCAATTGGAGGCGGCTATCTCAGACTGG GTGA
- the LOC103503708 gene encoding cryptochrome-1 isoform X2, with amino-acid sequence MSGGGCSIVWFRRDLRIEDNPALTAAVRAGAVVAVFIWAPEEEGHYYPGRVSRWWLKQSLAHLDSSLRSLGTFLLTKRSTNTISALLDVFKATGASHLFFNHLYDPLSLIRDHRVKEVLSAQGIRVRSYNADLLYEPWDVKDANGNPFTTFAGFWERCLSMPCDPEAPLLPPKRIVSGDASRCLCDTLVFEDESEKGSNALLARAWSPGWSNADKALTTFINGPLLEYSKNRRKADSATTSFLSPHLHFGEVSVRKVFHLVRMKQVLWANEGNKAGEESVNLFLKSIGLREYSRYMSFNHPYSHERPLLGHLKFFPWVVDEGYFKAWRQGRTGYPLVDAGMRELWATGWLHDRIRVVVSSFFVKVLQLPWRWGMKYFWDTLLDADLESDALGWQYISGTLPDSREFDRIDNPQLEGYKFDPNGEYVRRWLPELSRLPTEWIHHPWNAPESVLQAAGIELGSNYPLPIVGLDAAKARLEEALSEMWQQEAASRAAIENGTEEGLGDSSESIPIAFPQDIAMDEEDIEPARVNAHTVRCYEDQMVPSMTSSVRLEDESSLNIQSTAEDGRAEVPTNANLPQEPARDAVNPRAMPTAPTQTRLPYTAGIALRTSVEDSTAESSSSSDVRRERDGGVVPVWSPPSSSYTEQFVVDENGIGTSSSFLQGHQQTHQIINWRRLSQTG; translated from the exons ATGTCAGGTggcggttgtagcatagtttgGTTCAGAAGAGATCTCAGGATTGAAGATAATCCAGCTCTTACCGCCGCCGTCAGAGCTGGCGCCGTTGTCGCCGTCTTCATCTGGGCTCCTGAAGAAGAGGGTCACTATTATCCCGGTAGAGTTTCCCGATGGTGGCTTAAACAAAGCTTAGCTCATCTTGATTCTTCTCTTAGAAGCCTTGGTACTTTTCTTCTCACTAAGAGATCCACCAACACCATTTCTGCTTTGCTTGACGTCTTTAAAGCCACCGGTGCTTCTCATCTCTTCTTCAATCACTTATACG ATCCTTTGTCGCTCATTCGGGATCATCGAGTGAAGGAGGTTTTATCTGCCCAAGGGATACGTGTGAGGTCTTACAATGCAGATTTACTGTACGAACCTTGGGATGTTAAGGATGCCAATGGCAACCCGTTTACTACCTTTGCTGGTTTCTGGGAGAGATGTCTTAGCATGCCTTGTGATCCAGAGGCACCACTACTACCACCTAAGAGAATAGTTTCAG GTGATGCATCTAGGTGTCTATGTGATACTCTGGTATTTGAAGATGAATCAGAGAAGGGAAGTAATGCACTTCTCGCTCGAGCATGGTCTCCTGGATGGAGCAACGCAGATAAAGCTTTAACCACATTCATCAATGGACCATTACTTGAATACTCAAAAAATCGTAGGAAGGCGGATAGTGCAACCACCTCGTTTCTGTCTCCCCACTTGCATTTCGGTGAGGTAAGTGTGAGAAAAGTGTTCCATCTTGTTCGAATGAAACAGGTTTTATGGGCCAATGAAGGAAACAAAGCTGGCGAAGAGAGTGTCAACTTGTTTCTTAAGTCTATTGGGCTTAGAGAATATTCCAGATACATGAGTTTCAACCATCCGTACAGTCATGAAAGACCTCTTCTTGGGCATCTTAAATTCTTCCCCTGGGTTGTGGATGAAGGCTATTTTAAGGCCTGGAGGCAAGGAAGGACTGGTTATCCATTAGTGGATGCTGGTATGAGGGAATTGTGGGCTACGGGATGGCTGCATGACCGGATCCGAGTCGTCGTTTCTAGTTTCTTTGTGAAGGTTCTGCAGCTTCCTTGGAGATGGGGAATGAAATATTTCTGGGATACTCTCTTGGATGCAGATCTAGAGAGTGATGCGCTTGGGTGGCAGTACATATCTGGAACACTTCCCGATAGCCGCGAATTTGATCGCATTGACAATCCACAG CTGGAGGGTTATAAATTCGACCCAAATGGAGAATATGTCCGGAGATGGCTTCCTGAACTTTCTAGATTACCCACTGAATGGATTCATCACCCATGGAATGCACCAGAATCTGTGCTCCAAGCTGCTGGGATCGAGCTTGGATCAAACTACCCTCTTCCCATCGTAGGACTGGATGCAGCTAAAGCTAGGTTGGAAGAAGCACTGTCAGAGATGTGGCAACAAGAAGCGGCTTCAAGGGCTGCCATAGAGAATGGAACTGAAGAGGGACTTGGGGACTCTTCTGAGTCGATCCCGATTGCGTTTCCTCAAGACATTGCAATGGATGAGGAAGACATTGAGCCTGCAAGAGTGAACGCTCATACAGTTCGGTGCTACGAGGATCAGATGGTCCCGAGCATGACTAGTTCGGTGAGATTAGAAGATGAATCTTCTTTGAATATTCAAAGTACAGCAGAAGATGGTAGAGCAGAAGTACCTACAAATGCAAATCTACCCCAAGAGCCCGCCAGAGATGCAGTTAACCCAAGAGCTATGCCAACTGCTCCGACACAGACTCGGCTTCCCTATACCGCAGGTATAGCCCTAAGAACTTCTGTTGAAGACTCGACTGCAGAGTCTTCTTCCAGTAGTGATGTtagaagagagagagatggaggTGTAGTTCCGGTTTGGTCTCCACCAAGTTCGAGTTACACGGAGCAGTTTGTGGTTGATGAAAATGGCATTGGAACTAGCTCTTCGTTCTTGCAGGGGCATCAACAGACTCATCAAATAATCAATTGGAGGCGGCTATCTCAGACTGGGTAA